In the genome of Drosophila subpulchrella strain 33 F10 #4 breed RU33 chromosome 2L, RU_Dsub_v1.1 Primary Assembly, whole genome shotgun sequence, one region contains:
- the LOC119546914 gene encoding uncharacterized protein LOC119546914 — MISVALVILCLFPCVQNEYLRPPYQVLLHKNDNLGVLNDGHCFGNIIQSRLVLTAASCLLSANKTSNGKEFVKSDELAVSFKGEDLDESIYFVSGIDIYPGFNESSLDNDIAILSLSTQLPLSERNDIQWVLVADYDLKDSPLEDGVESYIWKISNEENVYPGYGVIRESNLVGIISFELPSKSKRESNLEIRNSTRFTQLNSYLSWIYALLQSAEIADIENNNYSASLPYRQRKSAEIVKEYVDSDAVYFQEPVNPIEVDFETEVEDLTETDTENVEVASVDVTNPADTFNENIENEKGFLTNAANMFTAKGISLWILILNVIAAQYRLLKL; from the exons ATGATTTCGGTAGCTCTGGTTATATTGTGCTTATTCCCGTGCGTTCAAAATGAGTACTTACGTCCTCCTTACCAAGTTCTCCTGCACAAAAATGATAACTTAGGAGTTTTGAATGATGGGCACTGCTTTGGAAATATTATTCAAAGTCGTCTAGTTCTAACAGCTGCTTCGTGTTTATTGAGTGCTAACAAAACCTCAAACGGAAAAGAGTTTGTAAAATCTGATGAATTAGCTGTATCCTTTAAAGGTGAAGACTTGGATGAGTCAATTTACTTTGTTAGTGGCATTGACATCTATCCTGGATTTAATGAGTCATCTTTGGATAACGATATTGCTATTCTAAGTCTAAGTACACAACTTCCCCTTTCTGAACGAAACGATATTCAATGGGTTTTGGTGGCTGACTATGATCTCAAGGATTCTCCTTTAGAAGACGGCGTGGAATCTTAC ATTTGGAAAATTTCAAACGAAGAAAATGTTTATCCCGGTTATGGGGTTATTCGTGAAAGTAATTTAGTTGGAATTATTTCGTTCGAACTTCCATCGAAAAGCAAACGCGAATCTAATCTCGAAATTCGGAATTCAACAAGATTTACGCAACTAAACTCATACTTAAGTTGGATATATGCCCTTTTACAGAGCGCAGAGATTGCGGACATTGAAAACAATAACTACAGCGCATCTCTACCTTATCGTCAAAGAAAAAGCGCAGAAATAG TTAAGGAATACGTTGATTCTGATGCAGTGTATTTTCAAGAACCAGTTAATCCCA TTGAAGTTGACTTTGAAACTGAGGTAGAGGATTTGACAGAAACCG ATACCGAAAACGTAGAAGTTGCCTCAGTGGACGTTACAAACCCAGCAGACACAT TTAATGAAAACATCGAAAACGAGAAAGGATTCTTAACGAACGCAGCAAATATGTTTACGGCCAAGGGAATTTCTTTAtggattttaatattaaatgtaatTGCTGCTCAATACCGTTTGTTAAAGCtttaa
- the LOC119548784 gene encoding E3 ubiquitin-protein ligase Ufd4, whose protein sequence is MGDVDPETLLEWLSMGQGDERDMQLIALEQLCMLLLMSDNVDRCFESCPPRTFLPALCKIFLDELAPENVLEVTARAITYYLDVSAECTRRIVSIDGAIKAICNHLVVADLSSRTSRDLAEQCIKVLELICTREAGAVFEGGGLNCVLSFIRDCGSQVHKDTLHSAMSVVSRLCTKVEPNTPCIQNCVESLSTLLQHEDAMVSDGALKCFASVADRFTRKWVDPAPLAEYGLTTELLKRLKSVGGNTHSSLSAAGAQPTSSTQPAATTNSDAINENVAATATISNSSKVKSSDAAASPQSISTTISLLSTLCRGSPSITHDILRSQLADALERALQGDERCVLDCMRFADLLLLLLFEGRQALNRGSNNPNQGQLAPRPRRNNTNTDRTHRQLIDCIRSKDSEALREAIESGGIDVNCMDDVGQTLLNWASAFGTLEMVEYLCEKGADVNKGQRSSSLHYAACFGRPAIAKILLKFGAYPDLRDEDGKTPLDKARERLDDGHREVAAILQSPGEWMSPDHSLLNKDGKKYTLMEPRGDPEMAPIYLKVLLPIFCRTFLGSMLGSVRRASLALIKKIVQYAYPTVLQSLSETNFSEDEASTSGQNGGNLLIEVIASVLDNEDDDDGHLIVLNIIEEIMCKTQEEFLDHFARLGVFAKVQALMDTDAEELYVQLSGSQEEPALTPRSSTSVVVAPRSTSDDPMEDAKEILQGKPYHWREWSICRGRDCLYVWSDSVALELSNGSNGWFRFIIDGKLATMYSSGSPENGNDSSENRGEFLEKLMRARSCVIPGVVSQPILPTASALRLVVGNWVLQSHKTNQLQIHNTEGHQVTVLQDDLPGFIFESNRGTKHTFTAETVLGPDFASGWSTAKKKRNKSKTEGQKFQVRNLSREIYNKYFKSAQTIPRGAVAILTDIVKQIEVSFEEQHMAPNGNWETTLSDALMKLSQLIHEDGVVSAYEMHSSGLVQALVAVLSVNHWENNSPRCKRNKMQKQRVSVFKKCILEDNVESATNKPRTKSTASILIQKLVSVLESTEKLPVYLYDTPCTGYSLQILQKRLRFRLERAECESTLFDRSGRTLKMEPLATIGQLSKYLLKMVAKQWYDLDRSTYFYLKKIREHRTGTVFSHSFDFDEDGLLFYIGSNAKTCDWVNPAQYGLVQVTSSEGKTLPYGKLEDILSRDSISLNCHTKDNKKAWFAIDLGVYIIPTAYTLRHARGYGRSALRNWLLQGSKDGLSWTTLSSHVDDKSLVEPGSTATWPITCATDDSVRYRHIRIQQNGRNASGQTHYLSLSGFEIYGRVVGVADDIGKSVKEAEAKIRRERRQIRAQLKQMTTGARVIRGVDWRWEDQDGCAEGTITGEIHNGWIDVKWDHGVRNSYRMGAEGKYDLKLADCEYLSVFEGNQSMVTVNTGAKLNDKGNTLTSRKSSSTPSLPEATEKNQNPEGASNQTVSADNLAWKQAVETIAENVFASAKTQIISNQLAINTSSSREARAKHKESGANQMHKDNISGPSPLSRELEHISDLSAINNSMPAINSTIVSDLATISENLSLTELSKENICSALTTPAYKPAESVTASQSSSLPDVQSSSPRDSDIKNISNIEENNKMNANNSVNKISKDLLASLRTSNIASCQPVTQLSTEALEMIDKMRDGVDMIRNNSNNILSTDPFPVPCTNVAVGIKKTPKAQALINPDSTNQKQIIVATEEFPSKSSKKPSVTLKPAQQPNAVLSIVDINDPQIATENVSVPSQMSISVPNLTTTSASEVPSTSEVATHTGLLETFAAIARRRTSQGTNIQDNQIMNADVNVNEHGDQNASGSFLGHSVTSLVKLALSSNFHSGLLSTAQSYPSLSSNNSENIAPSNPTNTSTGQQSASTINHTLTMSLTSTSSDSEQVSLEDFLESCRAPALLGDLDDEDDMDEDNDEEENEDEYEEVGNTLLQVMVSRNLLTFMDDEALENRLVGVTKRKSWDDEFVLKRQFSALIPAFDPRPGRTNVNQTSDLELSPIGSELPKPQQSGPETIEQPMLGLKLRGPGIGGIPEVEIDLNNTDWTIFRAVQELLQCSQLNKLDKFRKIWEPTYTIVYREVSPEAQESTGLESEEFPQSPDVSSKSGASTLSPNSPMHIGFNVADNNLCSVDDVLELLTQINGLNQSDIDSDVKELGVSALSEDLFISKKITNKLQQQIQDPLVLSSNALPNWCENLNQSCPFLFPFETRQLYFNCTSFGASRSIVCLQSQRDVTVERQRIPIMSPRRDDHEFRIGRLKHERVKVPRNEDLLKWAMQVMKTHCNRKSVLEVEFLDEEGTGLGPTLEFYALVAAEIQRADLCMWLCDDDLGEDAEIPAENTEGNAKPVGYYVNRREHGIFPAPLPQNTEICERVLKYFWFFGVFVAKVLQDMRLVDIPLSTSFLQLLCHNKVLSRNLQKVISDRRNGDLSVVSEESDLLETCTKLLRTDSNKTNAFGGILSLENLKEIDPTRYQFLQELQNLLMRKQSIEFDDTISAEKKQELINELKLHTRNGLEVSLEDLALTFTYLPSSSIYGYTQAELLPNGSSVNVTIDNLEAYCELLMNFILQDGIAQQMKAFSEGFNEVFPLKKLAAFTPSEARMMICGEQFPHWSREDIISYTEPKLGYNKDSPGFQRFVNVLLSMSGDERKAFLQFTTGCSSLPPGGLANLHPRLTVVRKVDAGVGSYPSVNTCVHYLKLPDYPTEEIMKERLLTATKEKGFHLN, encoded by the exons ATGGGCGATGTCGACCCCGAGACGCTGCTGGAATGGTTGTCCATGGGACAAGGAGATGAGCGGGACATGCAACTGATTGCCCTGGAGCAGCTGTGTATGCTGCTCCTTATGTCTGATAATGTAGATCGTTGCTTCGAAAG TTGTCCTCCTCGAACATTTTTACCAGCACTGTGCAAGATATTCCTGGATGAACTTGCACCAGAAAATGTACTCGAGGTCACAGCGCGAGCGATCACCTATTACCTGGACGTTTCGGCGGAGTGCACCAGGCGAATCGTTTCGATCGATGGAGCCATCAAGGCCATCTGCAATCATCTTGTGGTTGCCGATCTATCATCGCGCACATCTCGCGATCTCGCGGAGCAATGCATCAAGGTGCTCGAGCTCATTTGCACCCGAGAGGCGGGCGCCGTCTTCGAGGGCGGTGGCCTAAACTGCGTCCTGTCCTTCATCCGGGACTGCGGCTCGCAGGTTCACAAGGATACCTTGCACTCGGCCATGTCCGTGGTTTCCAGACTCTGCACCAAGGTCGAGCCCAACACGCCCTGCATTCAGAACTGCGTCGAGAGTCTGAGTACTCTGCTGCAACATGAGGACGCCATGGTGTCCGATGGCGCTCTGAAGTGTTTTGCCTCCGTGGCAGACCGATTCACACGAAAGTGGGTGGATCCAGCCCCACTGGCAGAGTATGGCTTAACCACCGAGCTGTTGAAGCGCCTCAAAAGTGTCGGAGGCAACACACACTCTTCGCTATCGGCAGCAGGAGCTCAACCGACTAGCTCCACGCAACCCGCTGCAACCACAAACTCGGATGCAATCAATGAAAATGTTGCGGCAACTGCAACCATTTCCAACAGCTCCAAAGTAAAGTCATCTGATGCCGCCGCATCCCCTCAGTCCATATCGACTACGATTTCCTTGTTATCCACACTTTGCCGCGGCTCACCCTCCATTACCCATGACATTTTGCGGTCTCAGTTGGCCGATGCCCTCGAAAGAGCCCTGCAGGGCGATGAACGATGTGTGCTGGACTGCATGCGATTCGCAGATCTCTTGCTATTACTTTTGTTCGAGGGGCGCCAAGCGTTAAACCGAGGAAGTAACAACCCAAACCAGGGGCAGTTGGCGCCACGACCCAGGCGCAATAATACCAACACCGATCGCACCCATCGACAGCTCATCGATTGCATACGGTCGAAGGACTCGGAGGCCCTTCGTGAGGCCATCGAATCTGGCGGCATTGATGTCAACTGTATGGATGATGTGGGCCAAACCCTTTTGAACTGGGCTTCAGCCTTTGGCACCTTGGAAATGGTCGAATATTTGTGCGAGAAGGGTGCCGATGTCAACAAGGGCCAGCGAAGCTCTTCCCTTCACTATGCCGCTTGCTTTGGTCGCCCGGCCATTGCAAAGATCCTGTTGAAATTCGGAGCCTATCCGGATTTGCGCGACGAAGATGGCAAAACCCCATTGGATAAAGCGCGCGAAAGATTGGACGATGGACATCGAGAGGTAGCGGCAATTTTGCAATCACCAGGGGAGTGGATGTCACCCGATCATTCGCTTCTAAACAAGGATGGAAAGAAATACACGCTCATGGAGCCGCGTGGCGATCCCGAAATGGCGCCCATTTACCTAAAGGTGCTCCTCCCCATATTCTGCCGCACCTTCTTGGGTTCAATGCTCGGCAGCGTGCGACGTGCCAGCTTGGCCTTGATAAAAAAGATCGTACAATACGCGTACCCAACGGTGCTTCAAAGTCTCAGCGAAACCAATTTCAGCGAAGATGAGGCTTCAACATCTGGGCAAAATGGTGGAAACCTTTTGATCGAGGTGATCGCCAGTGTCCTAGACAACGAG GATGACGACGACGGTCATTTAATTGTATTAAACATTATTGAGGAAATTATGTGTAAGACACAAGAGGAATTTCTGGATCATTTTGCAAGACTAGGAGTGTTTGCAAAGGTTCAAGCCCTGATGGACACTGATGCGGAGgaattgtatgtacaattatCTGGAAGCCAGGAGGAGCCAGCTTTAACGCCAAGGTCTTCGACCAGTGTTGTTGTCGCGCCAAGATCAACTTCAG aTGATCCTATGGAGGACGCAAAAGAGATATTGCAAGGAAAGCCATATCACTGGAGGGAGTGGAGCATTTGCAGGGGACGCGATTGCTTGTACGTCTGGTCAGACTCTGTAGCACTTGAGCTGTCCAACGGCTCAAACGGATGGTTCCGTTTTATAATAGATGGCAAGCTAGCTACGATGTACTCTAGTGGAAGTCCAGAAAACGGAAATGATAGCTCCg AAAATCGCGGTGAATTCCTTGAGAAACTGATGCGAGCTCGTTCCTGCGTTATTCCAGGAGTTGTATCCCAGCCCATTTTGCCCACTGCGAGTGCTCTACGCTTGGTTGTGGGAAATTGGGTCCTGCAGTCGCATAAAACCAATCAACTTCAGATTCACAACACTGAAGGACATCAAGTTACCGTGTTGCAGGATGACCTGCCAGGCTTTATATTTGAAAGCAATCGAGGAACGAAGCACACTTTCACGGCAGAAACTGTCTTGGGTCCCGACTTCGCCTCCGGTTGGTCAACGGCCAAGAAGAAGCGCAACAAGTCCAAGACAGAAGGTCAGAAGTTCCAAGTTCGAAACTTGTCCCGAGAAATTTATAACAAATACTTCAAGTCGGCCCAAACAATTCCTCGAGGGGCCGTAGCAATTCTCACGGACATCGTGAAGCAAATTGAGGTATCCTTTGAGGAGCAGCACATGGCGCCAAATGGCAACTGGGAAACCACCCTATCGGACGCCCTAATGAAGCTGTCTCAACTGATCCACGAAGATGGTGTCGTGAGCGCCTATGAAATGCATTCGTCGGGATTGGTACAAGCGCTGGTGGCCGTTTTGTCGGTTAACCATTGGGAAAATAATTCACCTCGCTGCAAGCGaaacaaaatgcaaaaacaacGAGTTTCCGTATTCAAGAAATGTATACTCGAGGATAACGTTGAATCTGCAACGAATAAGCCAAGGACTAAAAGTACTGCAAGTATTTTGATCCAGAAGCTTGTGTCGGTTTTGGAAAGCACAGAGAAGCTACCAGTGTACTTGTACGACACTCCGTGCACTGGCTACAGTTTGCAAATTCTGCAGAAACGCCTGCGTTTCCGATTGGAGCGTGCAGAATGCGAAAGCACTTTATTCGACCGTTCAGGACGAACTCTAAAAATGGAACCCTTGGCCACAATTGGACAACTATCCAAGTACCTTCTAAAAATGGTAGCCAAGCAGTGGTACGACCTCGACAGGTCTACATACTTctatttgaaaaaaataagGGAACATAGAACCGGAACCGTGTTTTCGCACTCATTTGATTTCGATGAAGATGGTCTGTTGTTCTACATTGGCTCCAATGCGAAGACTTGCGATTGGGTTAACCCGGCACAGTATGGCCTTGTGCAAGTGACCAGTTCGGAAGGAAAGACCTTACCGTATGGCAAGCTGGAGGATATCCTATCTCGCGACAGCATCTCACTCAATTGTCACACCAAGGACAACAAGAAGGCCTGGTTCGCCATCGACTTGGGCGTATATATTATTCCAACTGCTTATACGCTGCGTCATGCCCGGGGATATGGAAGATCAGCTTTGCGTAATTGGCTACTTCAGGGTTCAAAGGACGGCTTAAGCTGGACAACCCTGAGCTCCCATGTGGATGACAAGAGCCTCGTGGAGCCCGGTAGCACAGCGACTTGGCCCATTACTTGCGCAACTGACGATTCCGTGAGATATCGTCACATTAGAATCCAGCAGAATGGACGCAATGCGTCTGGCCAGACCCATTATTTGAGTTTAAGTGGATTCGAGATCTACGGTCGCGTCGTGGGAGTTGCCGATGACATTGGAAAGAGCGTGAAGGAAGCCGAGGCCAAAATACGACGCGAGAGGCGCCAGATTAGAGCTCAGCTCAAGCAGATGACCACCGGTGCACGGGTGATTCGAGGCGTCGACTGGCGGTGGGAGGATCAGGATGGTTGTGCCGAGGGCACAATTACCGGAGAAATACACAACGGCTGGATCGATGTGAAGTGGGACCATGGCGTACGCAACTCCTATCGCATGGGAGCCGAGGGAAAGTACGATTTGAAGTTGGCCGATTGTGAATATCTCTCTGTCTTCGAGGGAAATCAGTCGATGGTTACTGTGAATACAGGTGCCAAGCTAAATGACAAGGGAAACACACTCACCTCACGCAAATCGAGTTCCACACCATCTCTGCCCGAGGCCACTGAGAAGAACCAGAACCCAGAGGGTGCGTCCAATCAAACCGTTTCGGCGGATAACTTGGCCTGGAAGCAGGCCGTCGAAACGATTGCCGAGAACGTGTTTGCCTCGGCAAAGACGCAGATAATCTCAAACCAACTTGCTATCAACACATCTTCCTCGAGGGAAGCTCGAGCCAAGCATAAGGAGTCGGGTGCCAACCAAATGCATAAGGATAATATTAGTGGACCGTCACCATTGAGTCGAGAGTTGGAGCACATATCGGACTTGTCGGCCATTAACAACTCCATGCCGGCAATTAACTCAACTATTGTCTCCGACCTAGCCACTATTTCGGAGAACTTATCCCTAACTGAGCTCTCCAAAGAAAATATCTGCAGCGCTCTGACGACGCCTGCTTACAAACCCGCTGAGAGCGTCACTGCGAGTCAAAGCTCAAGCCTTCCGGATGTACAGAGTTCATCTCCGCGCGACAGTGATATCAAAAACATATCCAACATTGAAGAGAACAACAAGATGAACGCCAACAACTCGGTAAATAAGATATCTAAGGACTTGCTTGCGAGTCTCCGAACCTCGAACATTGCGAGCTGCCAGCCGGTGACACAACTTTCCACCGAGGCCCTCGAGATGATCGACAAAATGCGCGATGGCGTGGACATGATACGGAACAACTCCAATAACATTTTATCCACGGATCCTTTCCCAGTGCCCTGCACAAATGTGGCAGTCGGTATCAAAAAGACCCCGAAGGCTCAGGCACTGATAAATCCCGATAGTACGaatcaaaaacaaattatagttgCAACCGAAGAGTTCCCAAGCAAGAGTTCAAAGAAGCCCAGTGTAACATTGAAACCAGCCCAGCAGCCAAACGCTGTGCTGTCCATTGTGGACATCAACGATCCGCAAATTGCAACCGAAAACGTCTCGGTACCCAGCCAGATGAGCATAAGTGTTCCTAACCTGACAACTACTTCGGCCTCAGAGGTTCCTTCTACTTCGGAGGTGGCTACCCACACCGGATTGCTGGAGACATTTGCCGCAATTGCTCGGCGTCGTACCTCCCAGGGTACCAATATACAGGATAACCAGATTATGAATGCAGATGTGAATGTGAACGAGCACGGCGATCAGAATGCATCAGGCTCATTCCTCGGCCACTCGGTAACCAGTTTGGTCAAGCTGGCGCTGTCGAGCAACTTCCACTCTGGCCTGCTAAGCACCGCCCAAAGTTATCCAAGTTTGTCGTCGAACAATAGCGAAAACATAGCCCCATCGAACCCTACAAATACTTCTACGGGTCAGCAATCGGCCTCCACCATAAATCATACTCTAACAATGAGTCTAACTTCCACATCGAGTGACAGTGAGCAAGTGTCCTTGGAAGACTTCTTGGAGAGTTGCAGGGCGCCAGCTTTGTTGGGCGACTTGGACGATGAGGACGACATGGATGAGGACAACGATGAGGAGGAAAACGAGGACGAGTACGAAGAGGTGGGAAACACTCTGCTCCAAGTGATGGTATCCAGGAACTTGCTTACCTTCATGGATGACGAGGCTTTGGAGAACAGGTTGGTGGGTGTAACCAAGCGCAAGTCTTGGGACGACGAGTTCGTCCTGAAGAGGCAATTTTCCGCGTTGATTCCAGCATTCGATCCGCGACCGGGCCGCACAAATGTTAACCAAACGTCTGATTTGGAATTATCCCCCATTGGATCTGAACTACCCAAACCACAGCAAAGCGGGCCGGAGACTATTGAACAGCCCATGCTCGGCCTTAAATTGCGAGGTCCAGGAATTGGAGGTATTCCCGAAGTGGAAATCGACTTGAACAACACCGATTGGACCATATTCAGAGCCGTGCAGGAATTACTGCAGTGCAGTCAGTTGAACAAGCTGGACAAGTTCCGAAAAATATGGGAGCCCACATACACTATTGTGTACCGAGAGGTTTCACCCGAGGCACAGGAAAGCACTGGCTTGGAGTCTGAGGAGTTTCCCCAATCGCCGGATGTGTCATCAAAAAGTGGTGCATCAACACTATCCCCCAACTCTCCCATGCACATCGGATTCAATGTAGCCGATAATAACCTGTGCTCCGTGGACGATGTTCTTGAGCTTCTCACTCAAATCAATGGTCTCAATCAATCCGATATCGATTCGGACGTCAAGGAGCTTGGTGTTTCGGCCTTGTCCGAAGATCTCTTCATCAGCAAGAAAATAACAAACAAACTGCAGCAGCAAATTCAGGATCCACTGGTGCTCTCAAGCAACGCGTTGCCGAACTGGTGCGAAAACTTGAACCAATCCTGCCCGTTCCTGTTTCCATTCGAGACCAGGCAGCTGTACTTTAACTGCACCTCGTTCGGAGCATCGCGCAGCATAGTATGCCTGCAATCCCAGCGAGATGTGACCGTCGAACGGCAGAGGATACCCATCATGAGTCCACGGCGAGACGATCACGAATTCCGCATTGGGCGTCTTAAGCACGAACGCGTTAAGGTGCCGCGAAACGAGGATTTGCTTAAGTGGGCAATGCAGGTGATGAAGACGCACTGCAATCGAAAGTCTGTGTTGGAGGTAGAGTTTTTGGACGAGGAAGGCACTGGCTTGGGGCCTACTCTAGAGTTCTACGCCTTGGTGGCCGCAGAAATTCAACGCGCCGACCTCTGTATGTGGCTGTGTGACGATGACTTGGGTGAGGACGCCGAAATCCCAGCGGAGAACACGGAGGGCAATGCAAAACCTGTTGGGTATTACGTAAATCGAAGGGAGCACGGCATTTTCCCAGCACCACTACCACAGAACACCGAAATATGTGAGAGGGTTCTTAAATACTTCTGGTTTTTCGGTGTTTTTGTGGCCAAAGTATTGCAGGATATGCGTTTAGTGGATATACCTCTATCAACATCATTTCTTCAATTGCTTTGTCACAACAAAGTCTTATCACGTAATCTCCAAAAAGTAATTTCCGATAGACGAAATGGCGATCTCTCTGTGGTGTCAGAAGAATCCGATTTATTAGAAACCTGCACTAAACTACTGCGAACTGATTCAAATAAGACGAACGCATTCGGAGGAATTCTGTCGTTGGAGAATTTGAAGGAAATAGATCCAACTCGCTATCAATTCCTACAGGAACTGCAGAACCTATTAATGCGAAAGCAGTCAATTGAGTTTGACGATACTATAAGCGCAGAAAAGAAACAAGAACTAATCAACGAGCTTAAGCTGCACACCCGCAATGGCTTGGAGGTATCTCTCGAAGACCTGGCCCTTACGTTCACGTATCTGCCGAGTTCCTCGATTTACGGATATACGCAGGCCGAGTTGCTGCCGAACGGATCGTCTGTGAATGTCACCATTGACAACCTGGAAGCCTACTGCGAACTGCTCATGAACTTCATCCTGCAGGACGGAATCGCTCAGCAAATGAAAGCGTTCAGCGAGGGCTTCAACGAAGTGTTCCCCCTGAAAAAGTTGGCGGCCTTCACTCCCTCAGAGGCGCGAATGATGATTTGCGGCGAGCAGTTCCCCCATTGGAGCCGAGAAGACATTATTTCATATACGGAACCAAAACTTGGCTACAACAAAGACAG TCCTGGGTTCCAACGCTTTGTTAACGTTTTGTTAAGCATGTCGGGAGACGAGAGGAAAGCCTTCCTCCAATTCACAACTGGTTGCAGTAGCCTGCCTCCAGGAGGACTTGCGAACCTACATCCCCGGCTGACAGTTGTTCGAAAGGTAGATGCTGGCGTGGGAAGCTATCCATCCGTGAACACCTGCGTTCACTACTTAAAGCTTCCAGACTACCCAACTGAAGAGATCATGAAGGAGCGCTTGTTAACAGCAACTAAAGAAAAGGGgtttcatttaaattaa